Proteins found in one Fusarium keratoplasticum isolate Fu6.1 chromosome 12, whole genome shotgun sequence genomic segment:
- a CDS encoding AP-endonuc-2 domain-containing protein translates to MVRIERFKSTWGVEPGENFEAWKPLFVEWKKLGYDGVEMVPYDLNEDQRREVRELCDGLGLKISITIFSAWHRYRGPRPRNLTPDVHLEGYREELRRAQVLDPVKINAQSGADFWSSEQATYFFKGTIPIDKELGFEGRVCHETHRNRGLFNPYVTDYVLQRVPELRITGDFSHWIVGCERLLDVAEEDQELLDRVIPHVYHIHTRIGTTQSTQCPEPLNPVFAPERAFFEKLWVRIIKSRAQRDPDSVVTFVPEYGLFPYHPFGSVRTSADVADSEGPRLQKLFEDSLGD, encoded by the exons ATGGTCCGTATCGAGCGATTTAAGTCTACCTGGGGCGTTGAGCCAGGTGAGAATTTCGAAGCCTGGAAGCCGCTGTTTGTGGAATGGAAGAAACTCGGTTACG ACGGCGTGGAGATGGTTCCTTATGACTTGAACGAGGATCAACGGCGGGAGGTGCGGGAACTTTGTGATGGCCTGGGTTTGAAGATCAGCATCAC AATCTTCTCTGCGTGGCATCGATACCGTGGGCCGCGACCGCGCAACCTCACGCCTGATGTTCATCTCGAGGGATATCGGGAGGAGCTTCGGCGAGCGCAAGTACTCGACCCGGTCAAGATCAACGCGCAGTCGGGAGC ggatttttggtCATCGGAACAGGCTACTTACTTCTTCAAGGGGACTATTCCGATCGATAAGGAATTGGGCTTCGAAGGAAGAGTCTGCCACGAAACGCATCGAAACCGGGGGCTGTTCAACCCATACGTGACAGACTATGTGCTTCAGAGGGTGCCAGA ACTTCGCATTACGGGCGACTTCTCACACTGGATTGTTGGTTGCGAGAGGCTCCTCGACGTCGCCGAAGAAGACCAGGAGCTATTGGACAGAGTCATCCCTCAT GTGTATCACATCCATACGCGCATTGGTACGACACAGTCCACCCAGTGCCCAGAGCCACTGAACCCGGTCTTCGCACCTGAACGTGCTTTCTTCGAGAAGCTCTGGGTCCGAATCATCAAGTCGAGGGCGCAGAGAGACCCCGACAGTGTCGTAACCTTCGTTCCAGAATATGG ACTCTTCCCCTATCATCCCTTCGGGTCGGTACGGACCAGTGCAGATGTCGCCGACAGCGAGGGTCCGCGCCTGCAAAAGTTATTTGAGGATAGCCTTGGCGACTGA
- a CDS encoding Phosphate transporter has protein sequence MVLEDYTYVFALGTCFALLEAYNNGANDVANAWATSVSSRSVTYRGAMVLCCIFELLGALTVGARTASTIKNGIIPMEAFRDNAGVQLLAFACASAGASLWVMWCTRHNAHVSSTYSLISSLAGVGIATVGASKVQWGWNGGQGLGAIFAGLGMAPAIAGCFGAIIFMLVKLVVHVRKNPVPWAVWTSPFFFLIAGTICTLSIVYKGSPRLGLTEKPAWYIASVTLGVGFGLFILSAIFFVPFVHAVVIKRDYTLRWWDAWQGPLLFKRPAPPDAENARVPNYAVIQHDAEDDQASNQDSETQYDPKKGSNDDEITPAHPAHEVTNEKHTLNLAESTQEGYQRMLRENTEKHHAKLRKSRGPLGWAMRTLHANPIGAGSIHETHNLIAIVKRIPAQIVVALLYGAHYDIHTAQIGIEGTPEGKRMARVYAKAPKYSNEVEYLYSFVQIITACTASFAHGANDVGNAVGVWAGMYAAWHSGKPAEKKADVPLWQIGIVAATICIGFITYGYNIMKVMGNKITYHSPSRGSSMEMGAAITVLVFSQYKLPVSTSMCITGATVGVGLCNGSLSAVNWKRVFLLVFSWIMTIPIAGLIGGCLMGLALNAPHF, from the exons ATGGTGCTCGAGGATTACACCTACGTCTTTGCCCTAGGCACTTGCTTCGCCCTGCTCGAGGCCTACAACAACGGTGCCA ACGATGTCGCCAACGCCTGGGCTACCAGCGTCTCATCGCGCTCGGTTACTTACCGAGGCGCCATGGTCCTCTGCTGTATCTTCGAACTCCTCGGTGCCCTCACAGTCGGCGCCCGAACCGCCTCGACCATCAAGAACGGTATCATCCCCATGGAGGCCTTCCGTGACAACGCCGGTGTCCAGCTTCTCGCCTTCGCCTGTGCCTCCGCCGGTGCCTCTCTCTGGGTTATGTGGTGCACCCGACACAACGCCCACGTCTCTTCGACCTACTCTCTCATTTCCTCGCTCGCTGGTGTTGGTATCGCTACTGTCGGTGCTAGCAAGGTCCAATGGGGCTGGAACGGCGGCCAGGGTCTCGGTGCCATCTTTGCCGGTCTCGGTATGGCTcccgccatcgccggttGCTTcggtgccatcatcttcatgcTTGTTAAGCTTGTTGTCCACGTCCGCAAGAACCCTGTCCCCTGGGCTGTCTGGAcctctcccttcttcttcctgatCGCCGGTACCATCTGCACGCTCTCTATCGTCTACAAGGGTTCTCCCCGCCTTGGTCTCACTGAGAAGCCCGCCTGGTACATCGCCTCCGTCACCCTGGGTGTCGGCTTCGGTCTGTTCATCCTgtctgccatcttcttcgtcccCTTCGTCCacgccgtcgtcatcaagcGCGACTACACCCTCCGCTGGTGGGATGCCTGGCAAGGACCCCTCCTGTTCAAGCGCCCTGCTCCTCCTGATGCTGAGAACGCCCGTGTTCCCAACTACGCCGTTATCCAGCAcgatgccgaggacgacCAGGCCTCCAACCAGGACTCCGAGACCCAGTAcgaccccaagaagggcaGCAACGACGATGAGATCACCCCCGCCCACCCCGCCCACGAGGTCACCAACGAGAAGCACACCCTCAACCTTGCCGAGTCTACTCAGGAGGGCTACCAGCGAATGCTCCGTGAGAACACTGAGAAGCATCACGCCAAGCTCCGAAAGTCCCGTGGTCCTCTTGGCTGGGCTATGCGCACTCTCCACGCCAACCCCATCGGTGCCGGTTCCATCCACGAGACTCACAACCTgatcgccatcgtcaagcGTATCCCCGCCCAGATCGTCGTCGCTCTCCTCTACGGTGCCCACTACGACATCCACACTGCTCAGATCGGTATCGAGGGTACTCCCGAGGGTAAGCGCATGGCTCGCGTCTACGCCAAGGCCCCCAAGTACTCCAACGAGGTCGAGTATCTGTACTCTTTCGTCCAGATCATCACTGCCTGCACTGCTTCTTTCGCTCATGGTGCCAACGATGTCGGTAACGCTGTCGGTGTCTGGGCTGGTATGTACGCTGCTTGGCACTCTGGCAAGCctgccgagaagaaggccgatgTCCCTCTCTGGCAGATTGGTATTGTCGCTGCCACCATTTGCATTGGTTTCATCACCTACGGATACAACATCATGAAGG TTATGGGTAACAAGATCACCTACCACTCCCCCAGCCGTGGCTCCTCCATGGAGATGGGTGCCGCCATCaccgtcctcgtcttctcccaGTACAAGCTCCCCGTCTCCACCTCCATGTGCATCACTGGTGCCACCGTTGGTGTCGGTCTCTGCAACGGCAGCCTCAGCGCCGTCAACTGGAAGCGAGTCTTCctcttggtcttctcctGGATCATGACCATCCCCATCGCTGGTCTCATCGGTGGCTGCCTCATGGGTCTTGCCCTCAACGCCCCTCACTTTTAA
- a CDS encoding Alpha-L-rhamnosidase: MGDLSQDFPSCTKEITIAELKAEHYQDGFGIFHPAPRLSWRFSATTVRDWKQSSYEIAIKRRGRTESFRIDSSKSSLVPWPSSALVSREAVHVSVRATGTNGVQTGWAELTVEAALLKRSDWEASLISGPPQDADKPKPPFRMRKTFAYDGGPARLYATAHGIYQVEINGHVVGDQVLSPGWQSYRHRLHYQTYDVTRYLLPGHNTIGVYLGEGWFAGRLGRPGVSNIWGDRLGFLGQLEANGQVICRTDHTWEVLVDGPVLSSEIYNGEVYDSRQHDPFWSTPQASSGKLYPTAEVLPFPGAVFIAPEAPPVRRVLELQPQRIITTSSGKKVLDFGQNLAGWLRVNIDIPGTGTVTIRHAEVMEHGELGTRPLRTAKASTVIHLGGQTRGYEPKFTFYGFRYAEVTGYDACSLSDFAAIVVSSDLRRTGTFECSHDHVNKLHENTIWSMRGNFISVPTDCPQRDERLGWTGDIQVFTPTASFLYDTAAFIGGWLQDVEADQKDLGGVVPNVVPSIPMPPKHNEKQAMAAWGDTAIFTPWDLYQFFGDEQHLRKQWESMKLWLDKGIPRDKRGCYSTEKPQFGDWLDPRSPPALPGHTPTDPYLVANAYLVHVTEVASKVAGRLGEIEDAKRYREDAQRLRKLFRDEYISPKGRLSSDTQTSYVLALHFNLLDSEVEIQTARSRLDWLTRWEAFKINTGFVGTPHILPTLANIDMMGTAYRMLQERDCPSWLYPITMGATTIWERWNSMLPDGSINPGQMTSFNHYALGAVCHFLHAYVAGLSSATPGWESAIIRPRPGGTILWARATYDSPIGPYCVFWRCESNVMKTSVSIPPNGEARIVLPGIDVVVGSGEYSYETEWHEDLTWPPQIIQGAQGAPVEATYVP; this comes from the exons ATGGGAGACCTCAGTCAAGACTTCCCGTCATGCACGAAAGAAatcaccatcgccgagcTAAAGGCGGAACACTATCAAGACGGGTTCGGGATATTCCATCCTGCCCCCAGGCTGTCGTGGCGATTCTCCGCAACCACTGTGCGCGACTGGAAGCAGTCATCTTATGAGATTGCCATCAAACGGCGAGGAAGAACAGAGTCTTTCCGAATTGATTCGTCTAAATCTTCACTTGTACCGTGGCCGTCCTCGGCGTTGGTTTCAAGAGAAGCCGTCCACGTCAGTGTACGAGCCACTGGTACAAACGGAGTGCAGACTGGCTGGGCAGAGCTTACAGTCGAGGCTGCCCTCTTGAAGCGAAGCGATTGGGAGGCAAGCTTGATAAGTGGCCCACCTCAAGATGCCGACAAGCCTAAGCCGCCATTTCGCATGAGGAAGACCTTTGCATACGACGGCGGCCCTGCTCGTTTGTATGCCACCGCCCACGGTATCTATCAAGTGGAAATCAACGGTCATGTGGTTGGCGATCAAGTGCTTTCTCCCGGGTGGCAGTCATATCGACACCGACTACACTACCAGACGTATGACGTTACCAGATATTTGCTTCCAGGACACAATACGATCGGAGTGTATCTAGGTGAAGGCTGGTTTGCTGGAAGGCTCGGACGCCCAGGAGTCTCCAACATATGGGGGGACCGGTTGGGGTTTCTGGGTCAGCTTGAGGCGAATGGCCAGGTCATTTGCCGAACTGACCACACCTGGGAGGTCCTCGTCGACGGTCCTGTCCTCAGCTCCGAGATTTACAACGGCGAAGTCTATGACAGCAGACAACATGACCCGTTTTGGTCCACTCCTCAGGCATCTTCCGGCAAGCTTTACCCTACTGCTGAGGTTCTTCCGTTTCCAGGAGCCGTTTTCATAGCGCCTGAAGCGCCTCCTGTTCGTCGTGTCCTGGAGCTGCAGCCGCAAAGAATCATCACAACATCGAGCGGAAAGAAGGTCCTAGACTTTGGGCAGAATCTGGCTGGTTGGCTGAGGGTGAATATCGACATTCCTGGGACAGGAACTGTTACCATTCGACATGCAGAAGTCATGGAGCATGGTGAACTAGGAACGAGACCACTGAGAACGGCCAAGGCGAGCACCGTGATACACCTGGGAGGTCAGACGCGCGGGTATGAACCAAAGTTTACATTCTATGGTTTTAG ATACGCTGAAGTGACGGGCTACGACGCCTGCAGCCTCTCCGACTTCGCAGCGATCGTGGTTTCTTCCGATCTTCGCAGGACTGGAACATTTGAATGCTCCCATGATCATGTCAACAAGCTCCACGAAAACACAATATGGTCGATGCGGGGAAACTTTATCTCTGTCCCTACGGATTGCCCCCAACGTGACGAGCGGCTAGGCTGGACAGGCGATATTCAGGTCTTCACCCCCACAGCAAGTTTTCTTTACGATACTGCGGCCTTCATCGGAGGCTGGCTCCAGGACGTCGAGGCCGATCAGAAAGACCTAGGAGGGGTTGTTCCTAACGTCGTTCCCTCCATCCCTATGCCTCCCAAGCATAATGAAAAgcaggccatggcagctTGGGGTGACACTGCGATCTTCACACCATGGGATCTATACCAGTTTTTCGGGGATGAACAGCATTTACGCAAGCAATGGGAGAGTATGAAACTGTGGCTCGACAAGGGGATTCCCCGTGACAAGCGGGGGTGTTATTCCACTGAAAAGCCTCAGTTCGGCGATTGGCTTGACCCTCGATCTCCGCCTGCTCTTCCCGGGCACACACCCACTGACCCGTACTTGGTTGCCAACGCCTACTTGGTTCATGTCACCGAAGTTGCTTCCAAAGTCGCTGGTCGGTTGGGTGAGATAGAAGATGCGAAGCGCTACCGAGAAGACGCGCAGAGGTTACGCAAGCTGTTCCGAGACGAGTACATTTCGCCAAAGGGAAGGCTTTCCTCAGACACGCAGACGAGCTATGTCCTGGCTCTCCACTTTAACCTTCTGGATAGCGAGGTTGAAATACAGACTGCGCGGTCTAGACTTGACTGGCTGACCAGATGGGAGGCcttcaagatcaacaccGGGTTTGTGGGCACGCCGCACATCCTACCTACTTTGGCCAATatcgacatgatgggcacAGCATATAGGATGCTGCAGGAACGTGACTGTCCCAGCTGGCTGTATCCTATCACGATGGGCGCAACAACGATT TGGGAGCGCTGGAACTCCATGCTCCCCGATGGGTCAATCAATCCTGGCCAAATGACATCTTTCAATCACTATGCTCTGGGTGCTGTGTGCCATTTTCTTCATGCATACGTGGCTGGCTTGTCCTCGGCCACGCCTGGTTGGGAGTCTGCCATCATCCGTCCACGGCCTGGTGGTACAATCCTATGGGCTCGGGCCACGTACGACTCACCCATAGGGCCGTACTGTGTGTTTTGGAGGTGTGAATCCAACGTCATGAAGACGAGTGTATCGATtccaccaaacggcgaagCGCGGATAGTTCTGCCCGGGATTGATGTTGTCGTTGGCAGCGGAGAGTATTCTTATGAGACGGAGTGGCATGAGGATTTGACATGGCCCCCACAGATTATCCAAGGTGCACAAGGAGCTCCTGTTGAGGCTACGTATGTCCCTTGA
- a CDS encoding MFS domain-containing protein, whose protein sequence is MSTGILDNDNDMYAKPGSSVGCVERHEGVALKSSHDKLGLRASAWRFRKAVLVCNLLCIAAACDGFQINLNGNIIANQGFINHVGFLNDEGEYVLKAQYTALWGALQSLGQIIGMLSLNPVSDRIGRKQTLYVLWVMLAASIAIETVVRDWKDWAGAKLLAGAGIGALQATLPVYITEWSPVNIRGAMVLTYGFWNTIGNFLAPMILTIMHAVDPLDYKTPILTQWGFLGLMLPIFIWLPETPAYYAERDQDELGKKTLKRVNGRVQDYDVETEYAIIKNTILEERNLREEHGLNDKSFADIVTTYLACFKGSNARRTLGAALPACAQQLTGLSFLNTYASLFFKQSGFDNAFLISTILTIIQLVSALALILISDKAGRRSPTFVSVIGCSLSMMVVGILGFVNKTTPIQNLLIFVACVWAFFNKALGSIGWAFVGEVASQKLRARTAGVAAASSVVFGLTFNTTVPLMLDTNGADWNYKTAWLFFGTGLVTTLVVYFYVPEPSQRNPAEMDEMYEKHVPARKMRKYVTDVQRAAHVNDHPTA, encoded by the exons ATGTCAACCGGCATACTGGATAACGACAATGACATGTACGCCAAGCCTGGCAGTTCGGTGGGCTGCGTTGAGAGGCATGAGGGCGTTGCCCTCAAGTCGAGCCACGACAAACTTGGCCTACGAGCTTCCGCATGGAGGTTTCGAAAG GCTGTTCTTGTTTGCAATCTTCTTTGTATTGCTGCTGCCTGTGATGGCTTCCAAATCAATCTCAATG GAAATATTATTGCCAACCAAGGGTTTATCAACCACGTCGGATTCCTGAACGATGAAGGAGAATATGTGCTGAAAGCTCAGTATACCGCTCTCTGGGGCGCTCTGCAGTCTCTGGGTCAGATCATCGGCATGCTCTCACTCAATCCTGTTTCAGACAGGATTGGACGCAAGCAGACATTGTATGTTCTCTGGGTGATGCTAGCAGCG TCTATTGCTATCGAAACCGTCGTTCGTGACTGGAAGGATTGGGCGGGAGCCAAACTTCTAGCTGGAGCCGGGATTGGTGCACTCCAGGCGACATTGCCCGTCTACATCACAGAATGGTCTCCTGTCAATATCCGAGGCGCCATGGTACTCACTTATGGATTCTGGAACACCATCGGCAACTTCTTGGCTCCCATGATTCTCACAATCATGCATGCCGTCGACCCGCTGGATTACAAAACTCCCATCTTGACTCAGTGGGGCTTCCTAGGCCTGATGCTGCCAATATTCATTTGGCTTCCAGAGACCCCCG CCTACTATGCGGAGAGGGATCAAGACGAGCTAGGCAAGAAGACACTGAAGCGTGTCAACGGTCGCGTGCAAGATTACGACGTCGAGACAGAGTACGCCATCATCAAAAACACGATACTTGAGGAAAGGAACCTACGAGAGGAACATGGGCTGAACGACAAGTCTTTTGCCGACATCGTCACAACCTATTTGGCTTGCTTCAAGGGCTCTAATGCTCGCAGGACCCTTGGCGCCGCTCTGCCGGCCTGTGCCCAGCAACTGACCGGTCTTTCTTTCTTAAACACCTACGCAAGCTTATTCTTTAAGCAGAGTGGCTTTGACAACGCTTTCCTCATATCCACCATTTTGA CTATTATCCAGCTCGTCTCCGCATTGGCTTTGATCCTCATTTCCGACAAGGCGGGTCGAAGAAGTCCTACGTTTGTCTCTGTTATCGGCTGCTCGTTGAGCATGATGGTAGTCGGAATCCTCGGCTTCGTAAACAAGACGACGCCGATTCAAaacctcctcatctttgTTGCTTGCGTTTGGGCCTTCTTTAACAAAGCTC TTGGCAGCATCGGATGGGCTTTTGTTGGCGAAGTAGCGTCGCAAAAGCTTCGCGCTCGTACTGCCGGCGTGGCAGCAGCATCGTCGGTTGTTTTTGGTCTcaccttcaacaccacagTTCCTCTCATGT TGGACACCAATGGTGCTGACTGGAACTATAAAACAGCATGGCTGTTTTTCGGCACTGGATTGGTGACTACTCTTGTTGTCTACTTTTATGTGCCCGAGCCTTCGCAGCGGAATCCAGCCGAGATGGATGAAATGTATGAGAAACATGTCCCTGCTCGAAAGATGCGCAAGTACGTTACCGATGTGCAGAGAGCTGCCCATGTTAACGACCACCCAACTGCGTAA
- a CDS encoding Fe2OG dioxygenase domain-containing protein, which produces MTDVQLCQNQTSGEILLTQLQDAITQYDATAGFSCSGSLNISYTKPNRFDKAEKPTCPEPAIFWHTGKVGKRLTLAGRYTTPKPWENSLDELVEDCRPATFGRDGKDVLDEKIRKAGAMEASCFATNFNPYDCGIVDAIGRKLLPSIVRAGKQQAVDRWGVLAKLYKLNVYSAPSGMFKPHVDTPRGHTHFGSLVVALPTTYEGGQLRVVSKGRETVGLEQPKWSYPPSIRWIAFYSDCEHEVLPVTAGHRVTLTYELWVADYLDGLTQSQAKTPGSALYAIYERTKAMLSCLHLLRYGGVIGYWCAYQYPETFIGTEYYERYLHP; this is translated from the exons ATGACTGATGTGCAGCTTTGTCAGAACCAAACCTCCGGGGAGATACTACTCACCCAGCTCCAAGATGCGATCACGCAGTACGATGCTACTGCCGGATTCTCCTGCAGCGGATCCCTTAACATCAGCTACACCAAGCCTAATAGGTTTGACAAGGCAGAAAAGCCAACATGCCCCGAGCCTGCCATATTCTGGCATACGGGCAAAGTAGGCAAGCGCCTTACTCTCGCCGGCCGCTACACCACTCCAAAGCCTTGGGAAAATAGTCTGGATGAGTTGGTGGAAGATTGCCGACCCGCCACTTTCGGACGCGACGGCAAAGATGTGTTGGATGAAAAGATTCGCAAGGCCGGGGCGATGGAAGCCAGCTGCTTTGCAACCAATTTTAACCCTTACGACTGTGGCATTGTGGACGCCATTGGCCGTAAACTCCTGCCCAGCATCGTCAGAGCGGGAAAGCAACAAGCCGTGGATCGGTGGGGTGTTTTGGCCAAGCTCTATAAGCTGAACGTGTATTCCGCCCCATCAGGCATGTTCAAACCGCACGTCGATACTCCCCGTGGGCACACTCACTTTGGTTCGCTCGTGGTAGCACTGCCAACGACGTATGAAG GCGGCCAATTGCGCGTTGTCTCGAAGGGAAGGGAGACTGTAGGCCTCGAGCAACCTAAATGGAGCTATCCTCCGAGTATTCGATGGATTGCTTTCTACAGCGATTGCGAGCATGAGGTTCTGCCAGTTACAGCCGGACATCGCGTCACGCTCACTTATGAACTCTGGGTTGCCGACTACCTTGACGGCCTTACCCAATCTCAAGCCAAAACACCAGGTTCAGCACTCTACGCTATCTATGAAAGGACCAAAGCCATGCTCTCATGCCTACATCTACTTAGGTACGGTGGGGTTATCGGGTACTGGTGCGCGTACCAGTACCCTGAGACATTTATTGGTACAGAGTACTACGAGCGCTATCTGCACCCTTAA
- a CDS encoding Peptidase-M24 domain-containing protein, whose protein sequence is MGSSETHNDSAAVLMYHKHHQTNLRSRLSWCLAAVALICTAFLFTNTLPCQHRNSQAHGTLDVDKVQQCAIDNLKADLSFLDNAKPIEAQEFLERRDKLARALATNGVDAFVLEPGYTFQYYGNISQVDWEPWEPEERPFLMLVLPETLADGQVKAKTAFLSPSFEEGRVRMLGIPSHDEELDIVIWEEHWNPYETLLKSRLFKGKTGIKLMMDEEIRDYITRGLESVGFETVGLTPEAELVRQQKSEAEVELLRAVNTGTVVAVRAMRPCLVPGLTEDQVTTILDNALLSIGFSLFFNIVLFEEHGALPHGGFVTGGKKLTYHSMIVIDVGAHYLGYSSDICRSFLIDRPEKDVEIAEDPLHDEKEKVWQIVLDAQTAAAKAFQPNNTAASVDIAARTVIKKAGYGYGFTHRLGHGIGIKAHESPYLNKFNKQALLQPGMTFTNEPGIYLEGKFGVRHEDIYLVKEDGEAELLTGRRATGLREP, encoded by the coding sequence ATGGGTTCTTCAGAAACACACAACGACTCAGCCGCGGTACTGATGTACCACAAACACCACCAAACCAACCTCAGATCGAGACTGTCATGGTGTTTAGCCGCAGTCGCCCTGATTTGCACAGctttcctcttcaccaacacCCTCCCTTGCCAGCACAGGAACTCTCAGGCACACGGCACTCTTGACGTCGACAAGGTGCAGCAATGCGCCATTGATAATCTCAAAGCCGATCTTTCGTTCCTCGACAATGCCAAGCCAATCGAAGCTCAAGAATTCCTAGAGCGCCGGGACAAGCTGGCGAGGGCGCTGGCCACAAACGGCGTCGACGCCTTCGTCCTGGAGCCTGGCTACACATTCCAGTACTATGGCAACATCTCCCAGGTGGACTGGGAGCCTTGGGAGCCCGAGGAGCGACCCTTCTTGATGCTTGTCCTCCCCGAGACTTTGGCAGATGGCCaagtcaaggccaagacagcCTTCCTGTCACCCAGCTTCGAGGAGGGTCGTGTCCGCATGCTCGGTATTCCTTctcatgatgaagaactGGATATTGTAATCTGGGAGGAGCACTGGAACCCTTACGAGACTCTTCTCAAGTCGCGGCTgttcaagggcaagacgggAATCAAgctcatgatggatgaggagatACGAGACTACATCACCCGCGGACTGGAATCTGTCGGCTTCGAGACAGTCGGTCTTACCCCCGAGGCTGAACTCGTCAGACAGCAGAAGAGCGAGGCCGAAGTTGAGCTACTTCGAGCAGTCAACACGGGTACCGTTGTTGCCGTGAGGGCGATGCGTCCTTGTCTAGTTCCTGGCTTGACCGAGGACCAAGTGACGACGATTCTCGACAACGCACTGCTCTCTATCGGCTTtagcctcttcttcaacattgTTCTTTTCGAGGAGCACGGCGCTCTGCCGCACGGAGGCTTTGTCACAGggggcaagaagctcaccTATCATAGCATGATCGTCATCGATGTCGGTGCCCATTACTTGGGCTACTCGTCCGACATCTGCCGCAGCTTCCTCATCGACCGACCAGAGAAGGATGTCGAAATCGCCGAGGATCCTCTCCATGATGAAAAGGAAAAGGTTTGGCAAATCGTACTCGACGCCCAAAcggccgctgccaaggcttTCCAACCAAACAACACGGCAGCCAGCGTTGACATTGCGGCCCGAACggtcatcaagaaggccggTTATGGCTATGGCTTTACCCATCGCTTGGGTCacggcatcggcatcaagGCTCACGAGTCGCCGTATCTGAACAAGTTCAACAAGCAGGCGCTGCTGCAGCCAGGCATGACCTTTACCAACGAGCCGGGCATCTACCTCGAGGGCAAGTTTGGCGTGCGCCACGAGGACATCTACTTGGTCAAGGAAGATGGGGAGGCCGAGTTGCTAACGGGGAGAAGAGCGACTGGCTTGCGAGAGCCTTGA